The Maridesulfovibrio salexigens DSM 2638 region TGTTCAAAAAATAGATTTGCCAACCGGCCGGAGAATGCCCCGGCCGGCAAAAAAATTATTCGGCCGGCTCAACGCCTTTGAGTTCGGGGATCTCCTTGAGCAGGGTACGCTCAATAGCGTTCCGCAAGGTGATCTGAGACATGGGGCAACCCTTACAGGCACCCTGCAAGCGAACTTTGGCTATGCCTTTATCTGTTACCTCTACGAGTTCTACGTTACCGCCGTCAGCCTGAAGAAGGGGTCTGACCTTGTCAAGAGCGGCTTCGACTTTATCGTGCATGGTAAATCCTCCGTTTGGTATGCCCGCTCAAGTACTTTCTTTAAACAGCCTTGTCAAACCTGTGAGCACTTGTTTTTATTGTCTTGATATGGACCATGCACTGTTGTTTGTAAGTATAAGTATCCTAGCTTTTGGACTATTTGTTATGCAGCCATATTTTTGAGGATGGAAAAAGCATCATCGAGAATAGGCCCCAATTCGGCATCAAGCTGGCGCAGTTTATCAGGGGTCAGGCCGTGTTTTTCCCATCTTTCGTTGTTTACATTGCGGATGAAGAAGTCGCCGCTTCCTCCTATCCCCATTGTTTTTGCGATTATGTTGGCGAAATATACGTAGAGGGATTCCGGTGATTTAGCTGCCTTGGCAGGACTGTGGTGATTAAGCACAGCAGTTACCAGCGAAAATGGCAGATTCCACTTGCGCAGGAGCATCCCGCCCAGTTCGGCGTGGTTAAATCCGGTAACAACGTGCTCAGCCTTGAACATGAGAGCTTTTTTGTTGCGGGAGATGGCAGTGGCAGCAATTGCACGGTCCGGCAGTGCCATCATCAGCACCGGACGTCCTATGTCGTGCAGCAGTCCGGCTACAAAACACTTTTCCGGAGTGCCTTGCTTGAAGGTTTTTGAAAGCTGGCTGGCGATTATTCCGCAGGCAAAGCTGTGGCGCCAGAAAAGTCCCAAATCAATGATATCTGCAGGCAGTCCTTTGAACATATCCATGACAGATGTGCCCAATGCGAGGGTCGAGAGTTGCTGAGTGCCTATAACCGCAACTGCACGGGATATTGTATCGATCTGGGCGGGGAAACTGTAAAAGGCACTGTTGACCATACGCAGAAGGAAAGCTGAAAGAGCCGTATCACGTGAAATAACCTTGGCAAGATCAGATGCCGAGCTAGAAGGATCATTGATCACCTGACGCATTTCAATGAATACCTGCGGAAGTGACGGCAGTTTAACTTCACTTCGGAGGAGTGAAAGAGGATCTACCGGGGCAAACTTTTCTTTGGGCATGGGTAGTTGAGCCTTTTCTTTATAAAGCTCAGGGTGCTCCAAAAGATCTTGAGCAACGTGGGCGACTCCAAGTTCAAAAAGAGTTGCAAGCACCGGTTGTTCCCGGTCTGTGTTGGTAAAGCGGTCTTCCATCAATGCAGTTGCCTTATGCATGATCTCTTCAGGGATGGGAGTATGTTCAGTCATGGTCTACCGCCTTGGATTTCTTTAAATTTCTTAATTTTATAATATATTAAAAGAGGTTTGAGGGGAAGCTTTCTGCAAAAAAAATAATAAGCCCCGGCAGATAAGAATCTGCCGGGGCTTAAATTGATGCTGTCAGCTATGTTGCTTATTTCAGCCAGGAATCAACCTGTGCTTTGTTTTCCTTGATGAAACGCTTGGCGCTTTCATAAGGATCTGCTCCTTTTTCCTGATTCCATGCCATAACCATCTGGAGCTGGTTTGCGTCTTTCCATGCGAATTTATCGAGGAAAGCGTAAACTTCAGGCATGTCTTTATCGAGGCCTTTGCGGACGATGGTGTTAATGGTCTCGGATTCACCGAGAACTTTTTTAGGATCTTCAAGATATTTGAGGTCCCAACGGCCGAACATCCAGTGCGGTGACCATGCAGTTACCACAACCCATTCGTTGTTTTTGATGGCATCGCTGAGAGCAGCTGTCATGGTTGCACCGGAGCCTTCCATGAGTTCAAATTTGTCGAGGCCGTATTTATCAATTGCTTCTTCGGAAAGACGCATCAGGCCTGCACCGGGATCGATGCCGATGATTTTATCGTCAAATTTATCTGCGTACTTGTTAAGATCAGCAATGGAGTCAACAGTTACGTAAGAAGGAACAGCCCAGCCCAGCTTGGCACCGGAAACGATAGGCCCGAGGTCGACAACCTTGTTCTTAACACGCTTGAGGTAGTCGGCATGGGTGATAGGAAGCCATGCGGTTGCGAGTCCGTCAACATCACCGGTTCCAACTGCCTGCCACATGGCTGCAGCAGCAACGGGGATGATTTCGCATTCGTAACCCATGCGTTCTTCAATAACGGCTTTAAGTACGTTGGTGGTTGCTGTCGCGCAATCCCATTCAACATAAGCCAGTTTAACTTTCTTTTTGTCACCTGCAAAAGAGGGTACGGCAAAAGCCGCAACAAGCAGGGCCGCAAGAATTAAAGTAAGCACCTTTTTCATTGTAGTCTCCCGATTCAGTTTCGGCTCCGGCTATTTCTTTTTGCCGGACCCAATGTTTTGAAGTACGCGGTCCATGATCATGGCCACGATAACGATCCCGATTCCTGCCTCGAATCCTTTACCCATCTGCAGTCTCTGGATAGCTTTCCAGACTTCGCCACCAAGTCCTTTGGCTCCGATCATAGCTGCGATAACAACCATGGAGAGAGCCAGCATGACTGTCTGGTTGACCCCGGCCATAATGGTCGGAGTGGCGATGGGAAGTTCGAGTTTAAAGAGTCTCTGCCAGCGGTTGGAGCCGAAAGCCTCGGCACACTCCACCAGTTCTTCCGGGACCTGTTTGATTCCTAGGCAGGTCAGCCGGATTGATGGTGGCATGGCAAATATGATTGTTGAGAAGATTGCGGCTACCTTGCCCAGCCCGAAGAATGGAATAGCCGGGATAAGGTATACAAAAGCGGGCATGGTCTGCATCACATCCAGCACGGGCATGACAATTTTATTCACATGTTTGTTCATGGCAGCCAGAATGCCGATGGGTATACCGAACAGCAGTGCCAGCAGGGTTGAAACAATGACCAGTGCGATGGTGCTGACAGTGGCTTTCCATAAACCGATATTCCAGATCAGCAAGAGTCCGGCGATGGAAAATATTGTGGTTCTTTTGCTTTTGGTCAGCCGCAGAGTGATAGCAGCCACAATGAATATGAACAGCCACGGCGGGCAGGCTTTCATGGTTCCTTCGACCACATCCAGTCCTGCTTCAAGCACTGCGGAAAAAGCTTTGGTGGCAAATGAAAAATGTTCCACCAGAAAATCAATTGACGATTCGATTACTTCCCCGATGGGAATGCGTGGGACATTCATTCTAATTGCCTCCTCTTTCAGCAAGGGCACCGATCAGTGTGCCGCGGACAATGACACCCTTCAGTTTTTTTTCTGAATTGATAACCGGCAAGGGAAGCGTTCTGTCCTGCATGATGTTGAATAATTCCTGAGCCGGGCATTCCAGGTCAACTGCTTGCAGGTCGGTGTGCATGATTGTCCTGATGTCCTTTCCGCCTTCTTCCACAAGCTTGGCGCAGTCCCCGGCATTGAGCATGCCGATCAATTTGTGTTTCTCGTCAAGGACAAAGAGATTGGAGATGTTGTTCTTACGCATTTTGCGCAGGGAGGCGCGGGGGCCATCGGTTTTCAGGTAGGCCACGGCATCGATCTTTTTCATGACTGATTCTGCGGTGAGGACTTTGGTTATATCAACATCCTCAACAAAGCGGCGCACGTATTCTGTTGCAGGCTCGGTGAGGATTTCCTCAGGAGTGCCGACCTGTACAATTTCACCGTCTTTCATGAGCACAATGCGGTCGCCGAGCTTGAGTGCTTCGTCAAGGTCGTGGCTGATGAAGACAATTGTTTTGTGCATGCGCTCTTGCAGGTTGATCAGTTCGTCCTGCATGTCGCGGCGGATGAGCGGGTCAAGGGCGCTGAAAGCCTCATCCATGAGCAGGATGTCCGGGTCAAGAGCCAGAGCTCGGGCCAGTCCGACCCTCTGGCGCATGCCGCCGGAAAGCTGGTCGGGATAAGAATTTTCCCAGCCGGCAAGTCCAACCAGCTCAAGGGCTTCCATGGCCTTCTGTTTACGTGTTTCCGCGTCGGTGTCGGCTATTTCCAGTCCGTATTCTGTGTTTTTGAGGACAGTACGATGTGGGAAAAGGGCGAAGTTCTGGAAAACCATTCCGAGCTTTTCAAGGCGAACTTTGCGCAATTTGCTTTTGCTCAGGGTGGTGATGTCCTCACCATCGATGAATATTTTCCCGCCAGTGGGATCAATTAGCCTGTTGATGCAGCGGACAAGGGTGGACTTTCCGCTACCGGAAAGGCCCATGACCACAACGATCTCACCTTCTTCAACACTGAATGAGGCGTTGTTTACGCCTACACCGTGTTTTGTTTTTTCCATAATTTCATCTTTAGTGTCACCCTGCTCAAGCATAGGGATGATTTTCTTCGGGGCGTTGCCAAAGATTTTATAGAGGTTTTCGACTCTGATTTTTTCCATGTCTTCTCCGTTAAGTAAAACTAAACACTGTTCCCCAAGCCAATTGAGGACAGTAAAAATTAATTGGAAGCGGTGGTGGTGAGAGAAGAGGAGAGGAGGGGGATTTTTTCCGGTGCGGAATTGGGGTTGATTTCTTGAACGGGCGTGCCGGTCGGTTTTATGTAGTAATCTTGTTTGGAATGCATTTTTCTATGCAGTGTGCGTTTGTTGTAGTTGTGTTTGATGTTGTTTTTGAAAAGTATTGTTTTTACTTTGCGAAAGTGCAGTTTGTATAATCTGATTTTAGGCGAAGTAAAAGCTCACATCTGTCGATTGTTGCGGCTTGGTTAAAATAGGGTAAGCCGTCTTTGTTTCAAGTTCAAAAATTATGAAGCTCGAATTTTAAGGGTAGATAAAATATGAGCCTATGTCAAATAAGATTGATTTTTGTTTATAAGCTATGGTTATTAAGCTCATTCAGCAACGTATGGAAGTTGAGCTGAGCTGAGAATGTATTGCCGGGGCTAAGGGCATGAGAATGGGGATAATCATGGATAATTGCCATAATTGATAAAAAAAGCCCGGAAATGAAAATTTCCGGGCTTAAAGAGCTTATAGTTGTGACTAATTCTACCTGCGGGTCAGGCCATATTTTTTCAGTTTGTACTGAAGAGTCCTGCGGCTGATTCCGAGAGCCTCAGCGGTCCTTTCGCGATGATGCTGGTTGGCTTCAAGGGCGGCTATAAGGGCCTGACGTTCCGCATCATCAAGAGTGGGGGTTCCGGTCGCAGTGGGCGCAGCCTGTTGAGTCTGTTGAGTCGGTTGCGTTGATGGTGCCGCTTCCGGTGATGCCTGCCTTGGAGCGGGATTAATCACCTGCGGAGGCAGCAGTTCCGGCCCCAAGACTTCACTGCGGCTCAAAATGATGGCCCGCTCAAGTACGTTTTCCAGTTCACGGACGTTTCCGGGCCAGTCGTAACGACCGAGCGCATCCAGAAAGGAAGGGCTGACTGAACGTACTTTTTTATTATTCTTACGGCCAAGCTTTTCCAGCAGATAAGCTACCAGTGAAGGCAGGTCGCCAACACGTTCTCTCAGCGGTGGTATGCGGATTTCAAGGACGCTTAACCGATAGTAAAGATCCTCGCGGAAATTCCCTTTTTCAACTTCCTTTTTCAGGTCGCGGTTGGTCGCGGCAATGATGCGTACATCAGTTTCCACCGGGGAAACGCTACCTAACGGTTCAACTACTTTTTCCTGCAAAGCCCGCAAAATTTTTGCTTGCAGCACCGGATCCATTTCCCCGATTTCATCAAGGAAGAGGGTGCCGCCGGAAGCGAGCTGGAAACGTCCGGGTTTGTTGGCATTGGCCCCGGTAAATGCTCCTTTCATATAGCCGAAAAGTTCACTTTCAAGCAGATCCGCAGGCAGTGCCGCACAGTTGACTTTGACCAGAGGTTTGTCGGCGCGCTGGCTTGCCCTGTGCAATCCTTCAGCAACCAGTTCTTTACCTGTACCGGATTCACCCAGTACGAGGATGGTCGCTTCAGAAGGTCCGGCCTGTTCAATGAGATCCTTCACGTTGAGCATACCCTGCGAGCTGCCGATCATTTGCTCTGTTGCTCCGGCGGCGGACTTGAGCTTTTCGTTTTCATCCACCAGTCTGGAGTAATCAAGAGCTTTGGCTAAAACGGCCTTGAGCTCTTCGTTGTCTGCTGGTTTGGTCAGATAGTCGAATGCGCCATGTTTCATGGCGATAACTGCTGAGTTCACGTTGCCGTAGGCAGTGAGCATGATAACCGGCAGACCGGGCATTATGGTATTAAGCTCCTTGAGCAGGGCCATACCGTCCATCCCTTCCATACGCATGTCGATCAGGGCTGCATTTAATGTCAGTCCGGGAAGCATTTCAAGGGCCTGTTCGCCGGACTGGGCTTCATGCACATTCCAGCCGTCACTTTCCAGTACAGCCCGGATAAGCAGGCGCAGTGACGGTTCATCGTCAACTATGAGTACATTCTTTCCTATGGCGTTCATTATTCTGATCCTTCATCACGCGGTGCCGGGAAAAAGAGCATTACGCAAGTTCCATCCAGAGGACCGGGCAGATCCGGTGCGGAGATGGTTACCCGACCATTGTGGCCGCGCATGATTGTGTTGACTATAGCAAGCCCTAAACCAGTTCCTTTGGGCTTGTCGGTGAAAAACGGTTCAAGGGCGTGTTTACGGATATCTTCAGGCATACCCGGACCGTTGTCGCAGACGCTTAGCCAAACTCCGTGTTCGGTGCCTTCGGCAACAATGGAAATAGTGCCGTTAGTATCCGGAACAGCATCCAGGCTGTTGACCAGCAGGTTAAGCAGAACTTGTTTGATTCCGTCCGGGTCGGCATAAACCTGCTCAACATTAAGTTCGGTTTGTAGCCGTGTGCCCTTATGTTCAAGATCAAAACCCATGAGTGTCTGCATGGTTTCGCATATTTCACGCAGGTCCATAATTTCAGGATTCAATTCATGGGGTTTGGACAGATACAGCAGGTCTGTTACCACCCTGTTTAACCGGTCTGCTTCGGTGAGCATTGTGGTCGCATATGTACCGTAGGGCTGCTCTTCTTTAAATTTGTCAGCAAATAGCTGTGCGAATCCACGCAGGGAGCTCAGGGGATTTCGTAT contains the following coding sequences:
- a CDS encoding HDOD domain-containing protein, with protein sequence MTEHTPIPEEIMHKATALMEDRFTNTDREQPVLATLFELGVAHVAQDLLEHPELYKEKAQLPMPKEKFAPVDPLSLLRSEVKLPSLPQVFIEMRQVINDPSSSASDLAKVISRDTALSAFLLRMVNSAFYSFPAQIDTISRAVAVIGTQQLSTLALGTSVMDMFKGLPADIIDLGLFWRHSFACGIIASQLSKTFKQGTPEKCFVAGLLHDIGRPVLMMALPDRAIAATAISRNKKALMFKAEHVVTGFNHAELGGMLLRKWNLPFSLVTAVLNHHSPAKAAKSPESLYVYFANIIAKTMGIGGSGDFFIRNVNNERWEKHGLTPDKLRQLDAELGPILDDAFSILKNMAA
- a CDS encoding quaternary amine ABC transporter ATP-binding protein, which encodes MEKIRVENLYKIFGNAPKKIIPMLEQGDTKDEIMEKTKHGVGVNNASFSVEEGEIVVVMGLSGSGKSTLVRCINRLIDPTGGKIFIDGEDITTLSKSKLRKVRLEKLGMVFQNFALFPHRTVLKNTEYGLEIADTDAETRKQKAMEALELVGLAGWENSYPDQLSGGMRQRVGLARALALDPDILLMDEAFSALDPLIRRDMQDELINLQERMHKTIVFISHDLDEALKLGDRIVLMKDGEIVQVGTPEEILTEPATEYVRRFVEDVDITKVLTAESVMKKIDAVAYLKTDGPRASLRKMRKNNISNLFVLDEKHKLIGMLNAGDCAKLVEEGGKDIRTIMHTDLQAVDLECPAQELFNIMQDRTLPLPVINSEKKLKGVIVRGTLIGALAERGGN
- a CDS encoding glycine betaine ABC transporter substrate-binding protein — its product is MKKVLTLILAALLVAAFAVPSFAGDKKKVKLAYVEWDCATATTNVLKAVIEERMGYECEIIPVAAAAMWQAVGTGDVDGLATAWLPITHADYLKRVKNKVVDLGPIVSGAKLGWAVPSYVTVDSIADLNKYADKFDDKIIGIDPGAGLMRLSEEAIDKYGLDKFELMEGSGATMTAALSDAIKNNEWVVVTAWSPHWMFGRWDLKYLEDPKKVLGESETINTIVRKGLDKDMPEVYAFLDKFAWKDANQLQMVMAWNQEKGADPYESAKRFIKENKAQVDSWLK
- a CDS encoding sigma-54-dependent transcriptional regulator, giving the protein MNAIGKNVLIVDDEPSLRLLIRAVLESDGWNVHEAQSGEQALEMLPGLTLNAALIDMRMEGMDGMALLKELNTIMPGLPVIMLTAYGNVNSAVIAMKHGAFDYLTKPADNEELKAVLAKALDYSRLVDENEKLKSAAGATEQMIGSSQGMLNVKDLIEQAGPSEATILVLGESGTGKELVAEGLHRASQRADKPLVKVNCAALPADLLESELFGYMKGAFTGANANKPGRFQLASGGTLFLDEIGEMDPVLQAKILRALQEKVVEPLGSVSPVETDVRIIAATNRDLKKEVEKGNFREDLYYRLSVLEIRIPPLRERVGDLPSLVAYLLEKLGRKNNKKVRSVSPSFLDALGRYDWPGNVRELENVLERAIILSRSEVLGPELLPPQVINPAPRQASPEAAPSTQPTQQTQQAAPTATGTPTLDDAERQALIAALEANQHHRERTAEALGISRRTLQYKLKKYGLTRR
- a CDS encoding NifU family protein; this encodes MHDKVEAALDKVRPLLQADGGNVELVEVTDKGIAKVRLQGACKGCPMSQITLRNAIERTLLKEIPELKGVEPAE
- a CDS encoding ABC transporter permease; translated protein: MNVPRIPIGEVIESSIDFLVEHFSFATKAFSAVLEAGLDVVEGTMKACPPWLFIFIVAAITLRLTKSKRTTIFSIAGLLLIWNIGLWKATVSTIALVIVSTLLALLFGIPIGILAAMNKHVNKIVMPVLDVMQTMPAFVYLIPAIPFFGLGKVAAIFSTIIFAMPPSIRLTCLGIKQVPEELVECAEAFGSNRWQRLFKLELPIATPTIMAGVNQTVMLALSMVVIAAMIGAKGLGGEVWKAIQRLQMGKGFEAGIGIVIVAMIMDRVLQNIGSGKKK